One window of the Benincasa hispida cultivar B227 chromosome 3, ASM972705v1, whole genome shotgun sequence genome contains the following:
- the LOC120072732 gene encoding transcription factor bHLH112-like isoform X2: MAEDFQTPICGDNWWSSSRSMLVAVGGLSPCSVGIADLSWPPSDDFLDIKPKSAATDSDNNNNSSMLFQDYSTFQMMGFALSSSTTSDHWNQSDNLLNSNGIPTNFCSENGMKEGNDGEGYLNCSSTNTTNCQAGLFPVESTLYGYSSPSTNLYDDDRDPHPLFNSTPTVTSNSTTFPPTNNPNHLSLSSTPNFPCNYLVKPSLSNPSPHLHFTNNTPFWNASSSNTIPQGIASLLEDNNPKSQNTTLAFKCMNRGNSEDGQDQVKKGDKNSAITTEPAVFKRPRIETPSPLPTFKVRKEKLGDRVTALQQLVSPFGKTDTASVLHEAIEYIKFLHDQVLSTPYMKSNNGITPVQHQQQVSEKANRDSPKQDLKSRGLCLVPISSTFPVTNATTADFWTPTFGGTFR, from the exons ATGGCTGAGGATTTTCAGACTCCAATTTGCGGTGATAATTGGTGGAGCTCTTCCCGTAGTATGTTGGTCGCCGTCGGTGGATTATCCCCTTGTTCCGTCGGAATCGCCGACTTATCTTGGCCACCGTCCGATGACTTTCTCGACATCAAACCCAAATCCGCCGCCACTGATTccgacaacaacaacaactcctCCATGCTTTTTCAAGATTATTCCACTTTTCAAATGATGGGTTTTgctctttcttcttctaccaCCTCCGATCATTGGAACCAATCTGATAATTTGCT TAATTCGAATGGAATTCCGACGAATTTCTGTAGTGAAAATGGAATGAAGGAAGGAAATGATGGTGAGGGTTATTTAAACTGCTCATCCACTAATACAACAAATTGCCAAGCCGGTTTATTTCCTGTTGAGTCAACTTTATATGGATACTCTTCTCCTTCAACTAATTTATACGATGATGATCGTGATCCTCATCCTCTTTTCAATTCTACCCCTACAGTTACCAGTAATTCCACTACCTTCCCGCCCACAAATAATCCTAATCACTTATCTTTATCTTCAACCCCTAATTTTCCTTGTAATTACCTTGTTAAACCCTCACTTTCAAACCCTTCCCCACACTTGCACTTCACAAACAACACACCCTTTTGGAATGCTTCTTCTTCAAATACCATTCCACAGGGAATTGCTTCCTTACTTGAAGACAACAACCCTAAATCCCAAAATACTACCCTTGCTTTCaag TGTATGAATAGAGGCAATTCTGAAGATGGTCAAGATCAAGTAAAGAAAGGTGATAAAAATAGTGCAATAACGACCGAACCAGCCGTGTTTAAAAGGCCTCGAATTGAAACTCCTTCACCATTGCCAACATTTAAG GTGCGGAAAGAGAAGCTAGGGGACCGGGTCACTGCCCTTCAACAACTGGTTTCACCGTTTGGAAAG ACCGATACAGCCTCAGTTCTACATGAAGCAATTGAGTACATAAAATTCCTCCACGATCAA GTCTTAAGCACACCATATATGAAGAGCAACAATGGAATAACACCCGTCCAACACCAACAACAG GTATCTGAAAAAGCAAACCGAGATAGCCCAAAACAAGATCTGAAAAGCCGAGGGCTTTGTTTGGTGCCAATTTCAAGCACATTCCCAGTAACAAATGCAACGACGGCGGATTTCTGGACACCGACGTTCGGCGGAACATTCCGATGA
- the LOC120072732 gene encoding transcription factor bHLH112-like isoform X1 produces MAEDFQTPICGDNWWSSSRSMLVAVGGLSPCSVGIADLSWPPSDDFLDIKPKSAATDSDNNNNSSMLFQDYSTFQMMGFALSSSTTSDHWNQSDNLLNSNGIPTNFCSENGMKEGNDGEGYLNCSSTNTTNCQAGLFPVESTLYGYSSPSTNLYDDDRDPHPLFNSTPTVTSNSTTFPPTNNPNHLSLSSTPNFPCNYLVKPSLSNPSPHLHFTNNTPFWNASSSNTIPQGIASLLEDNNPKSQNTTLAFKCMNRGNSEDGQDQVKKGDKNSAITTEPAVFKRPRIETPSPLPTFKVRKEKLGDRVTALQQLVSPFGKTDTASVLHEAIEYIKFLHDQVSVLSTPYMKSNNGITPVQHQQQVSEKANRDSPKQDLKSRGLCLVPISSTFPVTNATTADFWTPTFGGTFR; encoded by the exons ATGGCTGAGGATTTTCAGACTCCAATTTGCGGTGATAATTGGTGGAGCTCTTCCCGTAGTATGTTGGTCGCCGTCGGTGGATTATCCCCTTGTTCCGTCGGAATCGCCGACTTATCTTGGCCACCGTCCGATGACTTTCTCGACATCAAACCCAAATCCGCCGCCACTGATTccgacaacaacaacaactcctCCATGCTTTTTCAAGATTATTCCACTTTTCAAATGATGGGTTTTgctctttcttcttctaccaCCTCCGATCATTGGAACCAATCTGATAATTTGCT TAATTCGAATGGAATTCCGACGAATTTCTGTAGTGAAAATGGAATGAAGGAAGGAAATGATGGTGAGGGTTATTTAAACTGCTCATCCACTAATACAACAAATTGCCAAGCCGGTTTATTTCCTGTTGAGTCAACTTTATATGGATACTCTTCTCCTTCAACTAATTTATACGATGATGATCGTGATCCTCATCCTCTTTTCAATTCTACCCCTACAGTTACCAGTAATTCCACTACCTTCCCGCCCACAAATAATCCTAATCACTTATCTTTATCTTCAACCCCTAATTTTCCTTGTAATTACCTTGTTAAACCCTCACTTTCAAACCCTTCCCCACACTTGCACTTCACAAACAACACACCCTTTTGGAATGCTTCTTCTTCAAATACCATTCCACAGGGAATTGCTTCCTTACTTGAAGACAACAACCCTAAATCCCAAAATACTACCCTTGCTTTCaag TGTATGAATAGAGGCAATTCTGAAGATGGTCAAGATCAAGTAAAGAAAGGTGATAAAAATAGTGCAATAACGACCGAACCAGCCGTGTTTAAAAGGCCTCGAATTGAAACTCCTTCACCATTGCCAACATTTAAG GTGCGGAAAGAGAAGCTAGGGGACCGGGTCACTGCCCTTCAACAACTGGTTTCACCGTTTGGAAAG ACCGATACAGCCTCAGTTCTACATGAAGCAATTGAGTACATAAAATTCCTCCACGATCAAGTCAGT GTCTTAAGCACACCATATATGAAGAGCAACAATGGAATAACACCCGTCCAACACCAACAACAG GTATCTGAAAAAGCAAACCGAGATAGCCCAAAACAAGATCTGAAAAGCCGAGGGCTTTGTTTGGTGCCAATTTCAAGCACATTCCCAGTAACAAATGCAACGACGGCGGATTTCTGGACACCGACGTTCGGCGGAACATTCCGATGA
- the LOC120073438 gene encoding pentatricopeptide repeat-containing protein At1g55890, mitochondrial-like: protein MSSSSLCRRLHGLFNHSRSSAPRFNKPNPSPPSSATKKSTTDSASAATPLTTEQRLQKLVKNIIKRSESHRFRRRHGFYHSIVCRLAAHNKYSMIEEIIEAQKKYEDIKDEGFAMRLIMLYGKAGMFSYARKLFDELPELNCERTVKSFNALLASCVNSKEYDQAETIFREVTQEVSIEANVISYNIVINACCKMDAFDKAILFFNATEKDGIEPNLITFNTLLTAFYRKGQFLDGESMWAMMGNKNIAPDIISYNARLQGMVLEKRIQEGIELLAEMEEKKIKPDVYSYNALIKGFCEDGDLEEAKKWYNKLKENEVTPNGSTCRALLPLLCEQGDFDFGLQLCKEAIDNRLVINVVEVQRVVDGLVEVSKVEEAKDFVELCNSNNYLNFKLEWPQTSTER from the coding sequence ATGTCTTCCTCTTCCCTCTGCCGTCGCCTACATGGTCTCTTCAACCATTCTCGTTCCTCTGCACCCAGATTCAACAAGCCCAACCCCTCGCCTCCTTCTTCAGCTACCAAAAAATCCACCACCGATTCTGCCTCCGCCGCAACTCCTCTCACCACCGAACAACGTCTTCAAAAGCTCGTGAAAAACATCATAAAGAGGTCCGAGTCCCACCGCTTCCGCCGCAGGCACGGTTTCTATCATTCTATAGTTTGTCGTCTTGCTGCCCATAATAAATACTCCATGATTGAGGAGATTATAGAAGCTCAAAAGAAGTATGAGGACATTAAAGACGAAGGGTTCGCGATGCGCCTCATTATGCTCTATGGGAAAGCGGGGATGTTCTCTTATGCACGCAAGTTGTTCGATGAATTGCCTGAACTGAATTGCGAGCGAACTGTGAAGTCTTTTAATGCCCTTTTGGCGTCCTGTGTTAATTCCAAGGAATATGATCAGGCTGAAACAATTTTTCGGGAGGTAACACAGGAAGTTTCCATTGAAGCTAATGTGATCTCGTATAACATTGTAATCAATGCATGCTGCAAGATGGACGCTTTCGATAAAGCCATCTTGTTCTTCAATGCCACGGAGAAGGATGGAATAGAGCCAAATTTGATTACATTCAATACGCTCTTAACTGCATTCTATAGAAAGGGTCAGTTCTTAGATGGAGAAAGCATGTGGGCTATGATGGGGAACAAGAATATTGCTCCTGATATCATAAGTTACAATGCCAGGTTGCAAGGAATGGTTCTGGAGAAGAGAATTCAAGAAGGGATCGAGTTGTTAGCTGAAATGGAGGAGAAGAAAATCAAGCCAGATGTGTATAGTTACAATGCTCTGATTAAAGGTTTTTGTGAAGATGGGGATTTGGAGGAAGCCAAAAAATGGTATAACAAACTGAAGGAGAATGAAGTTACTCCAAATGGATCGACTTGTAGGGCACTTCTCCCCCTCCTTTGCGAGCAGggtgattttgattttggactTCAACTATGCAAAGAGGCCATTGATAATCGATTAGTTATTAATGTGGTAGAAGTGCAGCGTGTGGTTGATGGTTTGGTTGAAGTTTCCAAGGTTGAAGAAGCAAAGGACTTTGTTGAGCTCTGCAAttcaaacaattatttaaatttcaaattggaATGGCCTCAGACGAGCACTGAAAGATAG
- the LOC120072677 gene encoding uncharacterized protein LOC120072677: protein MLEKIGLPARPSLRGNNWVVDASHCQGCSSQFTFINRKHHCRRCGGIFCNSCTQHRMVLRGQGDSPVRICEPCKKLEEAARFELRHGHKSRTGRGSLKSTKPEDDILAKILSSDRKESSSSVQESNGNSFSTMGRTITGVQSSNTQEFIDLDGEGEASSSLTDHLENKMESSSPEQLRQQALDEKKKYKVLKGEGKSEEALKTFKRGKELERKADALEISIRRSRRKALTSSNAGEDQDIGGSKESGRKMKPSPQSSNEKHDLNAELRELGWSDMDLHAEDKKSATMSLEGELSSLLRGVSQKTGKAKSVHSIDNTQVVAHKRKALMLKREGKLTEAKEELKKAKVLEKQLEEQELLAGAEEESDDELSALVRSLDDNKHEDISYQYKENLDFDLDNLLGAADSIISDINFEVTDEDMEDPEISAALETLGWTEDSNNTESIQPQPSSGSRESIKSEIISLKREAVNQKRAGNIAVAMEQLKKAKMLERDLENYGSQEDSHVSGGGSVETTEVMIPKLPSKSKLAIQKELLAIKKKALALRREGRLDEAEKELNKCKVLENQLEQAAEASRGNTELGVGVGVVVGSKDLNRNFLDVEVVEDVTDQEMHDPKYLSALKNLGWTDKDDEFGPSKPSKQDDLLPVEPNELFANHAPKHTVRPLRSKAEVQRELLGLKRKALSLRRQGETEAADEVLLKTKDLEAEMEEIESRDRVRTAYSGNQENFHKSPSGRLVEQGGDDDVTEEDMNDPTLLSVLQNLGWNGDDVEPVNKQVKPVKEYPKPSGNQSSTINVVAPRSRSEIQREVLNLKRKALTFRRKGDIDEADEVLRKAKVLEILMDEVDTPKLEVVLDAAEDDKTKVVLEGDESQDRLKHVEEVSNVSVQAADSLKVKDKVPSVQALFSEGTSSRNNSLEGNGRQGDISIPHSDVSTNSGLSMEYGLRAFSTVTNKDHFSIGNQDNVVHHEGKQRYQVDNFQDSNSQSSESSLHQEVLARKKKAVALKREGKLSEAREELRQAKLLEKSLEENNGEVQSNSKGSLISPSNVQSPDRKESSTSTVQQKPSPERKQSSPSTVEQKPMSARDRFKLQQESLKHKRQALKFRREGRTQEADAEFEKAKAIETQLEQLTESTKLSASGEEHVGDVSVEDFLDPQLLSALRAIGLEDPTPSISRGQETLKPPPKVITDKMENTERSQLEERIKAEKVKAVNLKRSGKQAEALDALRRAKLYEKKLNALVSN, encoded by the exons ATGTTGGAGAAGATCGGATTGCCGGCTAGGCCATCTCTTCGAGGGAACAACTGGGTGGTGGATGCTTCTCATTGTCAAGGATGTTCGTCTCAGTTCACCTTCATCAATCGCAAG CATCATTGTCGGAGGTGTGGGGGAATATTTTGCAACAGTTGCACGCAGCATAGAATGGTTCTGCGTGGACAAGGTGATTCTCCTGTGCGCATATGCGAACCTTGCAAGAAGCTAGAAGAAGCTGCAAGGTTTGAGCTTCGGCATGGACACAAAAGCAGAACTGGAAGAG GTAGCTTGAAGTCAACAAAGCCTGAGGATGACATTTTGGCCAAGATTCTTAGTAGTGATAGAAAGGAATCATCATCATCAGTGCAAGAATCAAATGGCAACAGTTTTTCTACAATGGGAAGGACTATCACTGGTGTACAGAGTTCAAATACTCAAGAGTTCATAGACCTTGATGGGGAAGGAGAGGCATCCAGTAGTTTAACTGATCATCTAGAGAATAAAATGGAATCTAGTAGTCCGGAGCAATTGCGCCAGCAAGCTTTagatgaaaaaaagaaatataaagtTCTTAAAGGAGAAGGTAAATCTGAGGAAGCATTAAAAACTTTTAAGAGAGGAAAAGAACTCGAGAGGAAAGCTGACGCTTTGGAAATTTCCATTAGAAGAAGCCGTAGAAAAGCTCTAACTTCCAGTAATGCAGGTGAAGACCAAGATATTGGCGGTTCTAAAGAATCTGGTAGGAAAATGAAGCCTAGTCCACAAAGTAGTAATGAAAAGCATGACCTTAATGCTGAACTCAGAGAACTTGGATGGTCTGATATGGATCTCCATGCTGAGGATAAAAAATCAGCTACAATGAGTTTAGAGGGTGAACTATCTTCTCTTCTTAGGGGGGTCTCACAAAAGACCGGCAAAGCTAAGAGTGTTCATAGCATTGATAATACCCAGGTTGTTGCTCACAAAAGAAAAGCTCTAATGTTGAAACGTGAAGGCAAGCTAACAGAAGCCAAGGAAGAACTTAAGAAAGCTAAAGTTTTAGAAAAGCAGCTTGAAGAACAAGAGCTCTTGGCTGGAGCTGAGGAGGAGTCAGATGATGAGCTATCTGCATTGGTGCGGAGTTTGGATGATAATAAGCATGAAGATATTTCATATCAGTACAAGGAGAATCTTGATTTTGATCTTGATAACCTTTTAGGGGCTGCTGATTCTATTATTTCTGACATCAACTTTGAAGTGACAGATGAGGACATGGAAGATCCAGAAATTTCTGCTGCTTTAGAAACACTTGGATGGACTGAGGATTCCAATAACACTGAAAGCATTCAGCCCCAACCTTCTTCTGGTTCCAGGGAATCAATAAAGAGTGAAATAATTTCCTTGAAAAGAGAGGCTGTTAATCAAAAGCGTGCAGGTAATATTGCAGTGGCTATGGAGCAGCTTAAGAAAGCAAAGATGCTCGAGAGAGACCTTGAAAACTATGGCTCTCAAGAGGATAGTCATGTTTCAGGCGGTGGCAGTGTTGAAACAACAGAAGTCATGATTCCTAAACTTCCTTCGAAAAGTAAATTAGCTATTCAGAAAGAGCTTCTTGCTATAAAAAAGAAAGCCCTGGCCTTAAGAAGGGAAGGAAGGTTGGACGAGGCAGAAAAAGAATTGAACAAATGCAAGGTCCTTGAGAACCAACTTGAACAAGCAGCTGAAGCTTCAAGGGGGAACACAGAGTTGGGTGTTGGTGTTGGTGTTGTTGTTGGGAGTAAGGATCTCAATAGAAATTTCCTAGATGTGGAAGTAGTTGAAGATGTAACAGATCAAGAAATGCATGACCCCAAGTATCTTTCCGCTCTTAAAAATTTAGGTTGGACTGACAAAGATGATGAATTCGGCCCTTCAAAGCCCTCTAAACAAGATGATTTGCTTCCTGTGGAGCCAAATGAGTTATTTGCAAATCATGCTCCTAAACACACAGTTAGGCCACTAAGAAGTAAAGCTGAAGTCCAGAGAGAACTTTTGGGATTGAAAAGAAAGGCTCTCTCTCTTAGACGCCAAGGGGAGACTGAGGCAGCAGATGAAGTGCTGCTAAAGACAAAAGACTTAGAGGCTGAGATGGAGGAGATAGAAAGTAGGGATAGAGTTAGAACTGCATATAGTGGGAACCAAGAGAACTTTCACAAATCCCCTTCTGGAAGGTTGGTCGAACAAGGTGGTGATGATGATGTCACAGAGGAAGATATGAACGACCCAACATTGTTATCTGTTCTACAGAATTTGGGATGGAATGGTGATGATGTTGAACCGGTAAATAAACAGGTCAAGCCAGTTAAAGAGTATCCAAAACCATCTGGTAACCAATCTTCTACAATAAATGTTGTTGCACCACGAAGTAGAAGCGAAATTCAGAGAGaggttttaaatttgaaaagaaaggCACTTACCTTTAGAAGAAAAGGAGACATTGATGAGGCTGATGAAGTCTTGAGAAAGGCAAAGGTGTTGGAGATCCTAATGGATGAAGTGGACACTCCAAAACTAGAAGTTGTGCTTGATGCTGCTGAGGATGACAAAACTAAAGTTGTATTGGAAGGAGATGAATCGCAAGACCGTTTGAAGCATGTGGAGGAGGTAAGTAATGTATCAGTACAAGCTGCAGACAGTCTGAAAGTGAAGGACAAAGTACCATCCGTTCAAGCCTTGTTCAGTGAAGGTACTTCAAGTAGAAATAATTCTCTGGAAG GTAATGGACGCCAAGGTGACATATCAATCCCTCACTCCGATGTGTCGACTAATTCTGGCCTTTCCATGGAGTATGGACTCCGGGCATTTTCTACTGTTACTAACAAAGATCATTTTAGCATCGGAAACCAAGACAATGTAGTTCACCATGAAGGAAAACAACGTTACCAAGTAGACAACTTCCAGGACTCTAATTCTCAGAGCAGCGAAAGTTCTCTGCACCAAGAAGTTTTGGCCCGCAAGAAGAAGGCAGTCGCATTAAAGAGAGAGGGAAAACTGTCAGAAGCTCGAGAAGAACTTCGACAGGCAAAGTTATTGGAGAAGTCTCTTGAGGAAAACAATGGTGAGGTTCAAAGTAATTCAAAAGGTTCATTAATTTCCCCAAGCAATGTGCAATCACCTGACCGTAAGGAATCTAGCACATCAACTGTGCAACAGAAACCATCACCTGAACGGAAGCAGTCTAGCCCATCAACTGTGGAACAGAAACCAATGTCTGCTCGTGACCGCTTCAAGTTGCAGCAGGAGTCACTCAAGCACAAACGACAAGCTTTGAAATTTCGTAGAGAGGGTAGAACACAAGAAGCCGATGCAGAGTTTGAAAAGGCCAAGGCCATTGAAACTCAGTTAGAGCAATTAACTGAGTCTACAAAATTATCTGCGAGTGGAGAAGAGCATGTAGGAGATGTAAGTGTTGAGGATTTTCTCGATCCTCAACTGCTCTCTGCTTTGAGAGCTATTGGTTTGGAAGATCCAACTCCGAGCATATCTAGAGGACAAGAAACATTAAAGCCTCCACCAAAAGTCATCACTGATAAGATGGAAAATACAGAAAGAAGTCAATTGGAGGAACGTATCAAAGCAGAAAAGGTGAAGGCAGTGAACTTGAAACGTTCGGGAAAGCAAGCCGAGGCCTTGGATGCCTTGCGACGAGCCAAACTCTATGAAAAGAAGTTGAATGCCTTggtatcaaattaa